A window of Trichoderma atroviride chromosome 3, complete sequence contains these coding sequences:
- a CDS encoding uncharacterized protein (EggNog:ENOG41~TransMembrane:4 (o12-31i163-185o191-223i235-259o)) — MGKAGRVACIGLPYLLTIGSLVALIFAGIGSTDEDSSTLNKIYFMRADLSNVTAAEASNFGDRLLNLTSNAMNNATEELAAAIEEAEKASELRDFYDVGLFGYCEGEKHSGSFDVDFCSKPVGSFWFNPLVVWHLNVSGVDDLFPSHLQSNLKTYQKVSHWMFVAYVLAFATIVVQLLVGISAIFSRIGSIFTTIVSAVATGFLIAANITSTVLFATLVGVFNSSLKEYGVKSSLGANAFAASWLALALSMVSTFFWLFSSCCCSGRTEARRAPVQGSYEKVDFGNGGAASHHGHTSAPAPTFANTNTAYEPYRHQG, encoded by the exons ATGGGCAAAGCAGGCCGCGTTGCGTGTATTGGGCTGCCATACCTATTAACAATAGGCTCATTGGTAGCCCTCATATTTGCGGGCATTGGATCTACTGATGAAGACTCTTCTACATTAAACAAGATTTACTTTATGAGA GCTGATCTGTCAAATGTCACTGCGGCTGAAGCAAGTAATTTCGGAGACCGGCTACTGAATCTTACGTCGAATGCTATGAACAATGCTACAGAAGAGCTTGCCGCAGCCatcgaagaggcagagaaggcGTCTGAACTACGAGACTTTTACGACGTTGGCTTGTTCGGCTACTGCGAGGGAGAAAAGCACAGCGGCAGCTTTGACGTGGACTTTTGCAGCAAGCCCGTGGGCAGCTTCTGGTTCAATCCGCTTGTTGTCTGGCACTTGAACGTTAGCGGTGTTGACGATTTGTTCCCCTCTCACCTCCAGTCCAACTTGAAGACATACCAGAAGGTTTCTCACTGGATGTTTGTTGCGTACGTACTCGCATTTGCTACCATTGTTGTGCAACTGCTGGTGGGCATTTCGGCCATTTTCAGCCGTATTGGAAGCATCTTTACAACCATTGTGTCTGCG GTCGCGACCGGTTTCCTCATTGCGGCAAACATCACCTCAACAGTTCTCTTTGCCACGCTCGTTGGCGTCTTCAATTCGTCGCTCAAGGAATATGGCGTAAAGTCTAGCTTGGGCGCCAACGCTTTTGCCGCGTCGTGGCTCGCTCTCGCCCTGTCCATGGTCAGCACATTCTTCTGGCTTTTCAGCTCATGTTGCTGCTCGGGCCGTACCGAAGCTCGACGCGCTCCCGTCCAGGGCAGTTACGAAAAGGTCGATTTCGGAAATGGCGGCGCAGCCTCTCATCACGGCCATACTTCTGCACCAGCACCTACTTTTGCAAACACCAACACTGCGTACGAACCCTATCGCCATCAAGGCTAA
- a CDS encoding uncharacterized protein (MEROPS:MER0005329~SECRETED:SignalP(1-20)), translating to MKLSTLSTAVAIGLSSIAQGASVVHEKRDQVPPEWTKLGRAVPDTAIELRIGLKQSNLEHAEDLANQISHPKSEKYGKFLSAQQVVDLFAAPQEVISETMQWLRQGGINGNRIKPTAGRNWLKFNTTVAVAEKLLDTTYYTYRNEEESVEVVACESYSVPEDIQPNIDLIMPTIQFETRGLAASSRGLSRRDTFSPKFRVLDSVPHPSSLANCSETTTPACLRAIYGLPDSGEAVEGNSYGIVEFAPQSFNQDDLNVFYAKYASNVPNNTGPIIDGIDGGYFSNDSSVDTRGESNLDLCYAIGLVHPQPVTLFQVGDNDPVQPATNNNFLDAIDGAYCTYEGGDDHDWDAIYPHDGELSGEYLGQPDCGKYDATKVISISYGSNENDRPISYRTRECNEYMKLALMGVTVLFSSGDTGVSGISGRCLLPNGAWTPPGADYGRFNPMWPGTCPWITSVGGSALPENGSVTDKQVAAYNFGSGGGFSNIFALPSYQTNAVAEYYSSHDPGYNSSIYNNTQQVRGFPDLAVSSQSFITGLAGDFMAFSGTSAASPLFGAMITLINGERIKSGKGSVGFLNPVLYSHPEVFDDITEGANHGCGTDGFPAVEGWDPITGLGTPNFAKLRDLLLSLP from the exons ATGAAGCTATCGACACTATCTACCGCCGTGGCCATTGGCCTATCCTCAATCGCCCAGGGAGCGTCGGTGGTgcatgagaagagagaccaAGTCCCTCCCGAATGGACAAAACTCGGCCGTGCAGTTCCTGATACAGCGATTGAACTCCGTATTGGCCTGAAGCAGAGCAACCTTGAGCACGCCGAAGATCTCGCCAATCAGATTTCCCACCCCAAGTCTGAGAAATATGGCAAATTCCTTTCCGCACAACAGGTCGTTGACCTATTCGCCGCGCCACAAGAGGTCATATCTGAGACTATGCAGTGGCTACGACAAGGTGGAATCAATGGCAATCGCATCAAGCCAACCGCCGGTCGAAACTGGCTCAAGTTCAACACGACAGTAGCCGTTGCCGAGAAGCTACTAGACACAACTTACTACACCTATAGGAACGAGGAAGAAAGCGTCGAAGTGGTTGCCTGCGAATCGTATAGCGTTCCGGAGGATATTCAACCCAACATTGACTTGATCATGCCGACAATTCAATTTGAGACCAGAGGCCTTGCAGCGAGCAGCCGTGGGCTTAGCCGCCGAGACACCTTTAGTCCCAAGTTTCGGGTTCTCGACTCTGTGCCGCATCCCAGCTCTCTTGCCAACTGCAGTGAGACAACAACACCTGCTTGTTTACGAGCAAT ATACGGCCTACCGGACTCGGGCGAGGCTGTTGAAGGCAACAGCTATGGCATCGTGGAATTTGCCCCTCAGAGCTTTAACCAAGATGATTTAAACGTCTTTTATGCCAAATACGCCTCCAATGTTCCGAATAACACCGGACCCATCATTGACGGCATCGATGGTGGTTACTTTTCGAATGACTCTTCAGTAGATACTCGTGGAGAGTCAAACCTTGATCTGTGTTACGCAATTGGTCTTGTTCACCCTCAACCGGTTACGCTCTTCCAAGTTGGCGATAACGATCCTGTCCAACCGGCGACTAACAACAACTTCCTCGATGCTATCGATGGCGCCTATTGCACGTATGAAGGCGGCGATGACCATGACTGGGATGCAATTTACCCTCATGACGGCGAGCTCTCAGGAGAATATCTTGGCCAGCCTGATTGTGGAAAGTACGATGCCACCAAAgtcatttccatctcttatGGTAGCAATGAAAACGACCGCCCAATCTCCTACAGAACTCGCGAATGCAATGAGTATATGAAGCTTGCGCTGATGGGAGTGACTGTCCTATTTTCGTCTGGAGATACCGGCGTGTCAGGCATCAGCGGCAGATGTCTTCTTCCAAATGGTGCATGGACACCTCCAGGAGCCGATTACGGCCGGTTTAACCCAA TGTGGCCCGGAACCTGCCCTTGGATTACCTCAGTTGGCGGCAGTGCGTTGCCTGAGAACGGCAGCGTCACCGACAAGCAGGTGGCGGCTTATAATTTCGGATCTGGCGGTGGTTTCAGCAACATCTTTGCCCTGCCTTCATACCAAACAAATGCTGTTGCGGAATACTATTCCAGCCACGATCCCGGATACAACTCTTCTATTTACAACAACACGCAACAAGTGCGAGGATTCCCCGACTTGGCCGTCTCGTCTCAAAGCTTCATTACCGGACTCGCAGGCGATTTCATGGCCTTTAGTGGTACTTCAGCTGCAAGCCCACTGTTCGGTGCCATGATTACGCTGATTAACGGCGAGAGAATCAAGAGTGGAAAGGGATCAGTTGGCTTCCTCAACCCTGTGCTGTACAGTCATCCGGAAGTTTTTGATGACATCACGGAGGGAGCGAATCATGGATGTGGTACTGATGGGTTTCCTGCCGTTGAAGGCTGGGATCCGATTACAGGACTCGGCACTCCTAACTTTGCCAAGCTGAGGGATCTTTTACTCAGTCTGCCATGA